CCAGGTGTTCCTGGGGGTGACCCTGGGCTGGGACAAGCCCGGGACCCGGAGGCCGCACCGGCTGTGAGGAAGAAAAAAGCCGGACCCGAAGGTCCGGCTTGGCGAGGACGGAATGGCGCGGAGCAAGGCTCCGCGGGTCACGGGCTACGGGGAGACCGTGCGATAGAACTTGGCGGCGTCGCCGGCCGGCTCGGTGAGCGGGCTGGTGCCGACGGCGTCGGTCCAGGGACCGGCGGCGGAGGGGGCGGTCTGGAGACGGCCGGCGTCCCAGGTGACGGTGATGTTCCCGGCGGCGGCACCGATGGTGAGGGTGCTGCTCTGGGCGGGCGGTTCGAGGACCACGCTGGTCAGGGGCTGGCCCTGCTGGCCGGCGGCGAAGACCTTCTGGACTTCGTCGGCGGTGAGGCCGCGGGTCCAGAGGCCGAGGTCATCGAGGCGACCGACCATCAGGTTCGGGAAGCTGAAGTCGGGTTCGGGGTCCTCGATCCCGGCAAGCGGGTCGATGTTGAGGCGGGCGCCCATCGAGAGGTAGGGGATGGCGGGCGCGTTGATGGCGGTGATGTAGTCGGCCGAGCCCACCTGGGTGCCATTGACGAACAGCCGGAGCTGGGCGCCATCGGCGCTCATGGCGATGTGCTGCCAGGAGCCGAAGGTGAAGGCGTCGGCGGCGGTGACCCGCACGATGTTGGGTCCGGCCCCGATGGCGCCGGTGAGGCGGGTGATGCCGTCGTTCTGGTTGACGACGAGGCCGAGTTCGAACTGGCCGGCGCCGAGGCCCACGCCGAGGGCGCCCTGGGCATTGCGGACGATGGCGACGTCGGTTCCGGTTTCGCTGAGGTTGACCCAGCCGGAGACACTGATTTCGCGGCCGGCGCGGGGATAGCTTGGGACGAACACGTAGGTGCCGCCGTCGAGGGACAGGGAGTTGGCGACGCGCCCGGCGCCCCAGCTCGGGGAGCCGATGACCTCACCGGCCTGACCGCCGGTGGCGGCATTGGCGGCGGTGGCGCCAGCGGACTCATCGAATTTCCAGTAGCCCACCAGGTCGGCGGCGATGTCGTATGCGGACACGCGGACCGAGACGCTGCGGCTGACCACGCTGCCGCCGGGATTGAAGATGGCGACGTTGTAGATGCCGTTGTCGTCCTCGCTGAGGGAGGAGAGGGACAGGGTTGCCGAGGTGGCGCCCGAGACGTTGCCGCCGTCGGGGAGGTTGCGGCCGTTCTTGCGCCACTGGTAGGTGAGGTTTTCACCGGTGGCGGTGACGGAGACGGAGGCGGTGCCGCCGGCCGGACCGATGGAGGGTTGCGGCTGGGCGGTGATGACCGGCGGGGCGCCTGCGGGCGTGGCATTGAGGATCAACTGGACGGCATTGACCGGGGCGCCGCGGTCGAAGCCGGTGGTCAGGGTGTTCCAGGTGAGGGTGACCACGCCGTTGGCGGGCTGGACATTGTCGAAGCGGACGTAGGTGGCGAGGCTTCGGTTATTGGGATCCTTGCTGATGCCGCGATAGAAGCCGGGGGCGGCGTTGTACTCGTCGGCATTGATGACGCGGACGTTGTAGGTTTCGGAGGCCTGGCCGGTGACGGTGTAGTCGGCGTCCTGGAACTGGAGCGGGATCCCGACGAAGTAGGCGATCACCGCGTGGTTGCCGGCGGGGACATTGGCGAAGGTGATGGAGCCTTCGGTGCCGGGGTTGGCGTGATTGAGGCCGTTCAGCATGCGCTGGGTGCTGGAGGCGTCGCCGGTACCGGAGCCCCAGGTGCCGGAGCTGGCCCATTCCACCGTGATGTTGGAGGGGGCGTTGCTGCTGTCCACGACCGGGATGGGCGGTTCAGAGAAGTCGTCGGGGAGGAATCCTCCGCCCGTGCCGGTGGCATTGATCCAGTAGGCCTGGGGATGGAGTCCGGCGACGTCGGTTTCGTTCATGAGCGTCGGGCTGCCGTTGGCGCCGCCGCCGCGGAAGGAGATGCCGATGCTCCGGGTGGCCGAGGGGGTGAAGAGGACGGCCTGGACGGGGAGGCTGACTTCGCAGCCGCGGATCTGAACGGTGTAGACATTGTCCGCATTGGCGGCGGTCACCGGCGGCGTGGTGTAGGAGGCGCTGGTGGCGCCGGGGATGGGCTCGCCATTCACGTGCCACTGGAGGGGCCACGGGCCGTTGACGGTGGTGAAGAAGGTGGCCGAGGCATCGGGGAGGACGAGGGTGTCCACGGGCTGGACGAGGAAGCGGGCGCGGTCGCAATCGACGGCCGTGGTGGCGGCGAGGAGTTCGACCTCGGCGATCTGCATGCAGCAGGTGTTGGGGGCGGCGGTGGCCAGCACGGTCCAGCGGTAGTGCTTGTAGGACGTCTTGTTGGGGAAATAGAACTCCT
The Verrucomicrobiia bacterium DNA segment above includes these coding regions:
- a CDS encoding immunoglobulin domain-containing protein, with the protein product PNTCCMQIAEVELLGTGAPQDVTQPGDTILASSANSPGSEGVANAIDNQPTKYLNFDSGRDGAVNGFSPSGFVVTPSVGATTVIGLTMQSANDAPERDPRIVLLEGSNDDVIESFNSGTWEEIVTLEDIPDFTARFQVQEFYFPNKTSYKHYRWTVLATAAPNTCCMQIAEVELLAATTAVDCDRARFLVQPVDTLVLPDASATFFTTVNGPWPLQWHVNGEPIPGATSASYTTPPVTAANADNVYTVQIRGCEVSLPVQAVLFTPSATRSIGISFRGGGANGSPTLMNETDVAGLHPQAYWINATGTGGGFLPDDFSEPPIPVVDSSNAPSNITVEWASSGTWGSGTGDASSTQRMLNGLNHANPGTEGSITFANVPAGNHAVIAYFVGIPLQFQDADYTVTGQASETYNVRVINADEYNAAPGFYRGISKDPNNRSLATYVRFDNVQPANGVVTLTWNTLTTGFDRGAPVNAVQLILNATPAGAPPVITAQPQPSIGPAGGTASVSVTATGENLTYQWRKNGRNLPDGGNVSGATSATLSLSSLSEDDNGIYNVAIFNPGGSVVSRSVSVRVSAYDIAADLVGYWKFDESAGATAANAATGGQAGEVIGSPSWGAGRVANSLSLDGGTYVFVPSYPRAGREISVSGWVNLSETGTDVAIVRNAQGALGVGLGAGQFELGLVVNQNDGITRLTGAIGAGPNIVRVTAADAFTFGSWQHIAMSADGAQLRLFVNGTQVGSADYITAINAPAIPYLSMGARLNIDPLAGIEDPEPDFSFPNLMVGRLDDLGLWTRGLTADEVQKVFAAGQQGQPLTSVVLEPPAQSSTLTIGAAAGNITVTWDAGRLQTAPSAAGPWTDAVGTSPLTEPAGDAAKFYRTVSP